In Lates calcarifer isolate ASB-BC8 linkage group LG15, TLL_Latcal_v3, whole genome shotgun sequence, one genomic interval encodes:
- the enpp2 gene encoding ectonucleotide pyrophosphatase/phosphodiesterase family member 2: MLLHKLFVRILSVLCGADVCLGFVYDRPKRSGEDGTLARTESRSASQYVPTSGSCRNRCFELVELEPPNCRCDNLCKTYNSCCSDFDQLCLRTEGGYECSKDRCGEARNEQHACHCSDDCLARGDCCTNYKTLCKGDSSWLQDACEEIKTPECPAGFVRPPLIMLSVDGFRASYVKRGNTVIPNIDKLRTCGTHAPYMRPVYPSKTFPNLYSLATGLYPESHGIVGNSMYDPVFDATFTLRSREKLNHRWWGGQPIWITALKQGVKAATFFWPIAIPLERRILTMLQWLHLPEGERPYVYAMHSEQPDTYGHKMGPMSTELNNPLRVIDRIVGQLMDGLKQMKLHRCVNIILVGDHGMEEAHCDRTEFLSSYMTSVDDIILIPGSLGRIRSRYPNNPKYDPRAVVANLTCKKADQHFKPYLKQHLPKRLHYANNRRIEEIHLLVERKWHVARKVPEGKRHCGFSGDHGYDNKINSMQTIFLGYGPTFKFKTKVPAFENIELYNVMCDLLGLKPAPNNGTHGSLNHLLRSPVYRPTMPEEVSRPTASGHVPAGTDDLGCSCDDKNKVEELNQRLRQAIDDSRNLPYGRPAVLFRTKYSILHHSDYISGYSEALSMPLWTSYTVSRQVEVSPLPEALSNCVRPDTRVPPAYSQSCSNYRADKQITYAFLYPPQLSSTIDKKYDAVLITNTVPMYPAFKRIWGFFQRALLKKYATERNGVNVLIGPIFDYNYDGVRDSAEKIKEYVSGTIPIPTHYFVVLTSCLDFTQAADSCSGPLNSAAFILPHRPSNDETCNSSEEESRWVEDLMKMHTARVRDVEILTGLDLYRRTTRSYAEILSLKTYMHTYESEI, encoded by the exons ATGTTGCTGCACAAACTG TTTGTCCGGAtcctgtcagtcctctgtggCGCTGATGTGTGTTTGGGATTCGTCTACGACCGGCCCAAACGCTCAGGAGAGGACGGGACTTTAGCCAGGACAGAGT CTCGCTCTGCGTCTCAGTACGTCCCGACCTCCGGCTCCTGCAGGAACAGGTGTTTTGAGCTGGTTGAGTTGGAGCCACCAAACTGTCGCTGTGACAACCTGTGTAAGAcctacaacagctgctgctctgactttGACCAGCTCTGCCTCAGGACAG AGGGGGGCTATGAGTGCAGTAAGGATCGGTGTGGGGAGGCTCGAAATGAACAGCACGCCTGCCACTGCTCTGATGACTGTCTGGCCCGAGGAGACTGTTGTACCAACTACAAGACACTGTGTAAAG GAGACAGCTCATGGCTGCAGGATGCATGTGAGGAGATCAAGACTCCTGAATGTCCAGCTGG gtttgTGCGTCCACCACTCATCATGCTGTCAGTGGATGGATTTAGAGCTTCCTACGTGAAGAGAGGGAACACTGTCATACCTAACATCGACAAGCTCA GAACGTGTGGTACCCATGCTCCGTACATGAGGCCTGTTTATCCCTCCAAAACCTTTCCCAACCTCTACTCACTGGCTACG GGTCTCTATCCAGAGTCTCACGGTATCGTTGGCAACTCCATGTATGACCCGGTTTTTGATGCCACCTTTACCCTGAGAAGCCGAGAGAAACTCAATCATCGCTGGTGGGGAGGACAGCCG ATCTGGATCACGGCACTCAAACAGGGAGTGAAGGCTGCCACCTTCTTCTGGCCCAT TGCCATCCCATTAGAGAGGAGGATACTAACCATGCTGCAGTGGCTCCACCTCCCTGAAGGAGAGAG GCCCTATGTTTACGCCATGCACTCTGAACAACCAGACACATATGGACACAAAATGGGGCCCATGAGCACAGAA TTAAACAACCCTCTTAGGGTTATTGATAGAATCGTTGGTCAGCTGATGGACGGACTTAAGCAGATGAAACTGCACCGCTGTGTCAACATCATCCTAGTGGGGGATCATG GTATGGAGGAGGCGCACTGTGATCGCACTGAGTTCCTCAGTAGCTACATGACCAGTGTTGATGACATCATCCTCATCCCTGGGTCCCTCGGCAGAATACGCTCCAGATACCCCAACAACCCTaaat ATGACCCCAGGGCTGTTGTTGCAAATCTAACA tgtaagAAAGCAGACCAGCACTTTAAGCCGTACTTGAAGCAGCACCTGCCTAAGAGACTGCACTATGCTAACAATCGACGCATTGAAGAGATTCATCTGCTGGTGGAGAGGAAGTGGCACGTTGCCAG GAAGGTTCCTGAAGGGAAAAGGCACTGTGGCTTCTCTGGTGACCATGGATATGATAATAAGATCAACAGCATGCAG actATTTTCTTGGGATATGGACCTACGTTTAAATTCAAGACTAAAGTTCCTGCCTTTGAGAACATTGAGCTTTATAATGTCATGTGTG ATCTTCTGGGTCTGAAACCAGCCCCCAACAATGGAACCCACGGCAGTCTGAACCACCTGCTGAGAAGTCCCGTCTATAGACCCACCATGCCAGAGGAGGTTTCCAGGCCAACAGCTTCAGGTCATGTCCCTGCAGGAACAGACGACCTGGGCTGCAGCTGTGATGATAAG AACAAAGTGGAGGAGCTAAACCAGCGACTGAGGCAAGCTATTGATG ACAGCAGGAACCTGCCATACGGTCGACCTGCTGTACTCTTCCGTACCAAATACTCCATCCTCCACCACAGTGACTACATCAGTGGCTATAGTGAGGCTCTCTCTATGCCCCTCTGGACGTCGTACACCGTCAGCAGACAG GTAGAAGTGTCTCCTCTGCCTGAAGCTCTGTCCAACTGTGTGAGACCTGATACCAGAGTCCCTCCAGCCTACAGCCAGTCTTGCAGCAACTacagagcagacaaacagaTCACCTATGCTTTTCTGTACCCACCAC AATTATCCTCAACTATAGACAAAAAATATGATGCCGTCCTTATCACCAACACTGTCCCCATGTATCCTGCATTCAAGA GGATATGGGGCTTCTTCCAGAGAGCACTGTTGAAGAAATACGCCACTGAGAGAAATGGAGTGAATGTACTCATTGGACCCATATTTGACTACAACTATGATGGGGTTAGGGACTCAGCAGAGAAGATTAAAGA GTATGTTAGTGGGACAATACCCATCCCCACACACTACTTTGTGGTCCTGACCAGCTGTTTAGACTTCACACAGGCTGCAGACTCGTGTAGCGGCCCCCTCAACAGTGCTGCATTCATCCTGCCACACAGACCCAGCAATGATGAAACCTGCAAT